In Pomacea canaliculata isolate SZHN2017 linkage group LG12, ASM307304v1, whole genome shotgun sequence, a single genomic region encodes these proteins:
- the LOC112553352 gene encoding LOW QUALITY PROTEIN: sodium-dependent phosphate transport protein 2B-like (The sequence of the model RefSeq protein was modified relative to this genomic sequence to represent the inferred CDS: inserted 1 base in 1 codon) → MPSAATGESNKDEQASQAVTDDYALDPNDQSAKFGEDDGEPWKDLSLAKKVWRVLWVFLRLGLLLGCLYLFICSLGLLEDSFQLLGGKTAGKTFQNDKLLSNPVAGLMIGVLATVLVQSSSTSTSIVITMVGSGIISIKIAIPIIMGANIGTSVTNTLVSLAQASDRNEFRRAFAGATVHDMFNWLTVLVLLPLEVVSGYLQWLTGLIVDTIPTDYSQDKTPDMLKAITKPLTELIVKVDKNVIEKMAQLNSSSEDIGNVLLRWCAKKTVVENITREHEDTLAIDCRSVLSARSPPDLLPWCQQVASHKMLNLSDVKVDLKWEYTDLDNVTHLFKRCDNLFAQSDLSDTAAGAVLLVCSLLVIFLALYGIVKALHSLLHGSIAKLVRRIINAELPGRAAYFTXYLAILFGTGMTMILQSSSVFTPPSPAGGRGIVSVERMYPLTLGSNIGTTVTGILAALSQEGDHLINALHVALCHLFFNITGIVLFYPLPFMRLPVDLAKSLGNTTAKHRWFAILYILLLFIVFPAAVFGLSVAGWVYLGSIGGTFFVIFVAIVAINVIQRKRRGCLPPVLRTWDFLPHWLHSLKPIDIVIAKVFNCRCCQRLQEADKGERSPDKEVEITVEVKCDDQKAPAAANGHVNEGADFEEHRL, encoded by the exons GCCAGCCAGGCGGTGACAGATGACTATGCTCTCGACCCGAACGATCAGTCCGCCAAGTTTGGCGAGGATGATGGAGAGCCATGGAAAG ATTTGTCGTTGGCGAAGAAAGTCTGGCGGGTATTGTGGGTGTTCCTCCGCTTGGGTCTGCTGCTTGGATGTCTTTACCTGTTCATCTGCTCGCTGGGGCTTCTGGAGGATTCCTTCCAGCTGCTGGGAG GTAAGACTGCCGGTAAGACGTTCCAGAATGACAAGCTGTTGTCGAACCCCGTGGCGGGGCTCATGATCGGTGTCCTGGCAACAGTCCTCGTCCAGAGCTCCTCAACATCCACATCGATCGTCATCACAATGGTCGGCTCAGGAA TTATTTCCATCAAGATAGCTATACCGATCATCATGGGAGCTAACATAGGGACATCCGTCACCAACACGCTTGTCTCCCTTGCACAGGCATCGGACAGAAATGAGTTTCGTCGCGCATTTGCTGGAGCCACA GTGCATGATATGTTCAACTGGCTGActgtgctggtgctgctgcccCTCGAGGTGGTGTCCGGCTACCTTCAGTGGCTGACCGGCCTCATCGTGGACACCATACCCACAGATTATTCGCAGGACAAGACACCGGACATGCTGAAGGCCATCACCAAACCACTCACCGAACTTATCGTTAAG GTTGACAAGAATGTGATCGAAAAAATGGCGCAGCTAAACAGTTCCTCAGAAGATATCGGTAACGTGCTGCTGCGGTGGTGCGCCAAGAAAACTGTCGTGGAGAACATCACCAGAGAACACGAGGACACGCTGGCCATCGACTGCCGCAGCGTCCTGTCGGCTCGCTCGCCCCCTGACCTCCTGCCCTGGTGTCAGCAGGTTGCGAGTCACAAGATGCTCAACCTCAGCGATGTCAAGGTGGATCTGAAGTGGGAGTACACTGACCTGGACAATGTCACCCATCTGTTTAAAAGAT GTGACAACCTGTTTGCACAGAGCGACCTGAGCGACACGGCGGCGGGTGCGGTGCTGCTGGTGTGCTCGCTGCTCGTCATCTTCTTGGCGCTGTACGGCATCGTCAAGGCGCTGCACTCGCTGCTGCACGGCTCCATCGCCAAGCTCGTCCGCCGCATCATCAACGCCGAGCTGCCGGGCCGCGCCGCCTACTTCA GGTACCTGGCCATCCTCTTCGGCACGGGTATGACCATGATCCTGCAGAGCAGCTCCGTCTTCACTCCACCCTCACCCGCTGGTGGGCGTGGCATCGTGTCGGTGGAGCGCATGTACCCTCTCACCCTGGGCTCCAACATCGGCACCACGGTGACGGGGATCCTAGCCGCCCTGTCGCAGGAGGGCGATCACCTGATCAACGCCCTGCACGTGGCCCTCTGTCACCTCTTCTTTAACATCACGGGTATCGTCCTTTTCTACCCGCTTCCATTCATGCGCCTACCTGTGGACTTGGCCAAGTCGCTAGGCAACACCACCGCCAAACATCGCTGGTTCGCCATCCTCTACATTCTCCTCCTCTTTATCGTCTTCCCCGCCGCCGTCTTTGGTCTGTCCGTCGCGGGATGGGTCTACCTGGGCTCCATCGGCGGCACCTTCTTTGTCATCTTCGTCGCAATCGTCGCCATCAACGTCATCCAGAGGAAGCGACGCGGCTGCCTGCCGCCGGTCCTGCGCACTTGGGACTTCCTGCCGCACTGGCTGCACTCCCTCAAACCTATCGACATCGTCATCGCTAAAGTCTTCAACTGTCGCTGCTGCCAGCGGCTGCAGGAGGCCGACAAGGGAGAAAGAAGTCCCGACAAGGAGGTGGAGATAACTGTCGAGGTAAAGTGCGATGACCAAAAGGCGCCGGCCGCAGCCAACGGACACGTCAACGAAGGGGCGGACTTCGAGGAGCATCGTTTGTGA